A window of Lacibacter sediminis contains these coding sequences:
- a CDS encoding fasciclin domain-containing protein, with protein sequence MSKKVKQVFFFLVTMTLFFACQKKFDKFYERPDTLDQPIYQQLQAKGKFGQFLKLIDKAGYKQTLSTAGYWTLFAPHDSAVTVYLTQNSIASVDAIDSASARKIVTYCLVYNAFKQERISDFQSNLGWVENAAFKRRTANYTGVYDAVNLSGTPIKAIASNRNTIGTFSYVDADNNNKHIPIFETGFMTGKTLTATDYNYFYPTSTYTGFNVADAKVVEKDIAAENGVIHVVDRVITSLPSIDQYIGSNPKYSEFKKLMDRFLVAYVLNQTVTQNYKNIYGTSTDVYTKVFVPNIAFSPNNENFLKQQDNDAQSDTYTMFVPENATLLNYINTVLLEHYPTVESLPVNIIYDFMNAHMWRTAVWPSKFASTFNSVGEEARFNALTDITDKKVLSNGIFYGTNKVQDANVFSSVYGKAYLNPAYSMMTGLLNLDLKFQISNIYQNYTLFLVSNAALNAAGYRSDPTVSNNVNEQWRYTPPNGGADVVGLSALVRLQRILNMHVIPGRDITSAIAPGVAQSYSGEFIKFNDNQVVGAGNGDFGTTANVVDKKTAKNGTVYYLDKILQFSDTLVGRHIQKLGTTPTPATSQYNSFYQYLLNSTIFNASTREILQVASGSFYTFFIPDNAAILKAVNDGYLPGTGTAPNKVPLFNPPLAADKEKVANFIYYHILNKKNIATDGQESGTFETIFKFPNGDPSSIFVNNSTPNSIILNDMMSRSANVIQASSNQLSNRCTIHLINNYLRYN encoded by the coding sequence ATGTCTAAGAAAGTAAAACAGGTGTTCTTTTTTTTGGTGACGATGACATTGTTCTTTGCCTGCCAGAAAAAATTCGACAAATTTTATGAGCGTCCTGACACATTGGATCAACCCATTTACCAGCAACTGCAGGCCAAAGGCAAGTTTGGTCAGTTCCTCAAGTTGATTGATAAGGCAGGGTATAAGCAAACGCTTTCTACTGCAGGTTACTGGACACTCTTTGCACCGCATGATTCTGCAGTTACTGTTTATCTCACACAAAACAGTATTGCAAGTGTTGATGCAATTGATTCAGCTTCGGCAAGAAAGATTGTTACATATTGCCTGGTGTATAATGCATTTAAGCAGGAACGGATCTCTGATTTCCAGAGCAATCTTGGTTGGGTAGAAAATGCGGCTTTTAAACGTCGTACTGCAAATTACACCGGCGTCTATGATGCGGTAAATTTAAGTGGCACACCCATAAAAGCTATTGCGTCAAACAGAAATACGATAGGAACATTTTCTTATGTTGATGCGGACAATAATAATAAGCATATCCCCATTTTCGAAACCGGGTTCATGACCGGTAAAACCTTAACTGCAACTGATTACAACTATTTCTATCCAACATCAACATATACCGGTTTTAATGTTGCTGATGCCAAAGTGGTAGAAAAAGATATTGCTGCTGAAAACGGAGTTATTCATGTAGTTGACAGGGTGATCACTTCTTTACCAAGTATCGATCAATACATTGGCAGCAACCCAAAATATAGTGAGTTTAAAAAATTGATGGACAGATTTCTTGTGGCTTATGTATTAAATCAAACCGTAACGCAGAATTACAAGAATATTTACGGAACATCAACTGATGTGTACACAAAAGTATTTGTTCCCAATATCGCTTTTTCACCAAATAACGAGAACTTCCTCAAGCAACAGGATAACGATGCTCAGTCTGATACATACACCATGTTTGTGCCTGAGAACGCAACACTTCTGAATTACATCAACACTGTTCTGTTAGAACATTACCCAACTGTTGAATCGTTACCTGTAAATATCATTTATGATTTCATGAATGCACATATGTGGCGCACTGCAGTATGGCCTTCCAAATTTGCCAGCACCTTCAATTCTGTTGGTGAAGAAGCAAGATTTAATGCACTGACAGATATTACTGATAAAAAGGTATTGAGCAACGGTATTTTCTATGGCACAAACAAAGTGCAGGATGCAAATGTGTTCAGCAGTGTTTACGGTAAGGCTTATTTAAACCCTGCCTATTCAATGATGACAGGCTTGCTGAATCTTGATCTGAAATTCCAGATATCAAATATTTATCAGAATTATACCTTGTTCCTGGTGAGTAATGCAGCACTAAACGCTGCCGGCTACAGATCAGATCCTACAGTTAGTAACAATGTAAATGAACAGTGGCGCTATACACCGCCAAATGGTGGTGCTGATGTAGTGGGCCTATCGGCATTGGTACGTCTGCAACGTATTCTGAATATGCATGTGATTCCGGGAAGAGATATTACGTCAGCAATTGCTCCGGGCGTGGCTCAATCTTATTCAGGTGAATTTATTAAGTTCAACGATAACCAGGTGGTTGGTGCAGGCAACGGAGATTTCGGCACAACGGCGAATGTTGTTGATAAAAAAACAGCCAAAAATGGCACGGTTTATTATCTCGACAAAATTCTTCAGTTCAGCGATACGCTCGTTGGCCGGCATATACAAAAATTAGGAACAACGCCAACACCGGCAACTTCACAATACAATTCGTTTTATCAATATCTTCTCAATTCCACAATTTTTAACGCATCAACCCGTGAAATACTACAAGTGGCATCAGGATCATTCTATACATTCTTTATCCCTGATAACGCAGCTATATTAAAGGCTGTTAATGATGGCTATTTACCCGGTACCGGCACGGCGCCAAATAAAGTACCGCTCTTTAATCCTCCACTTGCTGCTGACAAGGAAAAAGTTGCCAACTTTATTTATTACCATATTCTCAATAAGAAAAATATTGCAACAGATGGACAGGAGAGTGGAACGTTTGAGACCATTTTCAAATTTCCAAACGGCGACCCGTCATCCATCTTCGTCAACAATTCAACACCCAACTCAATTATTCTGAATGACATGATGAGTCGCTCTGCGAATGTCATTCAAGCTTCAAGTAATCAATTGAGCAACAGGTGTACGATTCATCTTATTAATAACTACCTGCGTTATAACTAA
- a CDS encoding RagB/SusD family nutrient uptake outer membrane protein has translation MKNKILKISLVATLAVMVATSCKKTFLDENLQTIRDLEYYKTDAGIQQLVNGAYHQVFATPFNGEMAFSNMCYGVDEFRVGGDPSNGMYNSYGNTFGAFITPNNGNTVAANAQWDNLYIGIGHANMIIENATASASTADAIKKTALGEGYFLRAYNYLRLVSQYGAVPLKTKPSTAVELEFTRATPKEVYDLIIADFTQAYNLLGNGGSPAKITKDAAAHFLAKAYLSRTSEINDSWNSSTKAADLAAIVPLCDAVIANHSLAPNFGDLWRYTAPNGANENLREIILSAQFTSDLSASGSNTQHLYFVSRYEDITQMQRDLSGDRPFSRLAPTHFMYRIYDMQNDSRFWKSFRTKHKVNAAAPTAPYVQGDLGIMYVINQPGDTRFSANLLNNSVVYSGTGKTIPHVYIAYRNGQTNDIGWNDTRKFPSLNKYMDGSRTAGFNDVRGLRDITLARSAETYLIAAEAKIRAAKLGTGSYSDALVYINTVRARAQYANGESRSAYYDGGAAPSSAPQSIPPSFFPENSYYESNNIPVTTAASASLAVTNIATLPASDEYIINLLGYSSTYDRMLCFLLNERSRELAGEYLRWQDLSRTKTLIARAKAFNPDAAPNIQDRHLLRPIPQTFLDGIQLNGVALTGAQKQAMQNPGY, from the coding sequence ATGAAAAATAAAATACTTAAAATAAGTCTGGTTGCCACCCTGGCGGTAATGGTCGCCACTTCGTGTAAAAAAACATTTTTAGATGAGAATCTTCAAACCATAAGGGATCTGGAGTATTATAAAACAGATGCGGGTATCCAGCAATTGGTTAATGGCGCCTACCACCAGGTATTTGCTACACCTTTTAATGGTGAAATGGCTTTTTCCAACATGTGCTATGGTGTGGATGAGTTTCGTGTAGGTGGTGATCCTTCAAACGGTATGTACAATTCCTACGGCAATACGTTTGGTGCATTTATTACGCCGAATAATGGAAATACAGTAGCAGCAAATGCCCAGTGGGATAATTTATACATCGGTATTGGGCATGCCAATATGATCATTGAAAATGCAACTGCCAGTGCGTCCACTGCTGATGCGATCAAGAAAACTGCTTTGGGAGAAGGTTATTTTTTACGTGCCTATAATTATTTAAGGTTGGTTAGCCAGTATGGAGCTGTTCCGTTAAAAACTAAACCCAGTACAGCTGTTGAACTTGAATTTACACGTGCCACTCCCAAGGAAGTATATGATTTGATTATTGCTGATTTTACACAAGCGTATAACCTCTTAGGTAATGGAGGTTCTCCTGCTAAAATAACCAAAGATGCGGCAGCACATTTTCTGGCAAAAGCGTACCTGAGTCGCACAAGCGAAATCAACGATTCATGGAATTCTTCAACAAAAGCGGCTGACCTGGCTGCAATCGTTCCGCTATGCGATGCTGTAATTGCCAACCACTCATTAGCTCCCAATTTTGGTGACCTGTGGCGTTATACAGCTCCTAATGGTGCTAACGAAAACCTCAGGGAAATCATTTTGTCCGCACAGTTTACATCAGACCTATCTGCAAGTGGCTCAAATACACAGCATTTATATTTTGTTTCCCGTTACGAAGATATTACTCAAATGCAAAGGGATCTTAGTGGCGATCGTCCGTTCAGCCGCTTGGCACCCACCCATTTTATGTACCGGATCTATGACATGCAAAACGATTCAAGGTTTTGGAAATCATTCAGGACAAAGCACAAGGTTAATGCTGCTGCTCCAACAGCACCTTATGTGCAGGGTGATTTAGGAATTATGTATGTTATTAATCAACCCGGAGATACCCGGTTTTCTGCAAACCTGTTAAATAATTCGGTGGTATATAGCGGAACCGGTAAAACGATACCCCATGTTTATATTGCGTACAGGAATGGGCAAACAAATGATATCGGATGGAATGATACCCGTAAGTTCCCCTCATTAAACAAGTACATGGATGGTTCACGCACAGCAGGCTTTAACGATGTAAGAGGGCTCCGTGATATTACACTTGCCCGTTCTGCTGAAACTTATTTAATTGCTGCAGAAGCAAAAATACGTGCAGCTAAATTAGGCACCGGATCTTATAGTGATGCCTTGGTTTACATTAACACTGTAAGAGCGAGGGCGCAATATGCCAATGGCGAAAGCCGTTCGGCTTATTATGATGGCGGAGCTGCACCAAGCAGCGCACCTCAATCGATTCCCCCTTCTTTTTTCCCTGAGAATTCTTATTACGAATCAAATAATATTCCTGTTACAACTGCTGCTTCAGCAAGTTTAGCTGTTACTAACATTGCAACATTACCGGCAAGTGATGAGTATATTATTAATCTGCTTGGCTATTCATCTACATACGACAGGATGTTATGCTTCTTGTTAAACGAAAGATCCAGAGAGCTTGCGGGTGAATATTTGCGCTGGCAGGATCTGTCACGCACCAAAACATTGATTGCCCGTGCCAAAGCATTTAATCCTGATGCTGCCCCCAACATTCAAGACCGTCATTTATTGCGCCCAATACCGCAAACATTCCTTGATGGTATTCAGTTAAATGGTGTAGCATTAACCGGAGCACAAAAGCAGGCAATGCAAAACCCAGGTTATTAA
- a CDS encoding glycoside hydrolase family 88/105 protein, with the protein MLKRISYLLLFCAFTITTSAQKIPSKKKILKTLRLTNQYFMNKWPDAGKSIFTNIERPSNIWTRAVYYEGLIALYSIDKQKAYYDYALQWGEKHKWGLRGGVKTRNADNQCCGQTYIDMYLIDNKQHPERVKDIKASIDSMMVTKKVDDWNWIDALQMAMPVFVKLGNLYNDTTYFSRMYEMYAFTKYKHGGMGLYNQAEKLWWRDKDFVPPYKEPNSDDCYWSRGNGWVVAALAKTLEALPKTDPHYNEYFQDFKDMCAALLPLQRADGYWNVSLNDPNNFGGKEVSGTSLFIYGFAWGINNGILDKQTYKSSITKAWNAMCKEAVHPDGKLGYVQGTGKEPKDGQPVSYTSTPDFEDYGLGCFLLAGTEISKLK; encoded by the coding sequence ATGCTAAAAAGAATCAGTTATCTGCTGCTGTTTTGTGCTTTCACTATAACCACATCGGCCCAAAAAATTCCTTCGAAGAAAAAGATCCTCAAGACACTCCGGCTTACTAATCAATATTTCATGAACAAATGGCCAGATGCAGGGAAATCAATTTTCACCAACATCGAGCGGCCGAGTAATATCTGGACACGTGCGGTTTATTATGAAGGGTTGATAGCTTTGTACAGTATCGACAAACAAAAAGCCTATTACGATTACGCATTGCAATGGGGCGAAAAACATAAATGGGGTTTACGTGGCGGAGTTAAAACCCGTAATGCTGATAACCAATGTTGTGGGCAAACCTATATCGACATGTATCTTATCGATAACAAACAACATCCTGAGCGTGTGAAAGATATAAAAGCTTCCATTGATTCAATGATGGTGACAAAAAAAGTAGATGACTGGAACTGGATCGATGCATTGCAAATGGCAATGCCGGTGTTTGTAAAACTTGGTAATCTGTATAACGATACAACCTACTTCAGCCGCATGTATGAAATGTATGCCTTCACGAAATACAAACATGGCGGCATGGGTTTATACAACCAGGCAGAAAAACTTTGGTGGAGAGATAAAGACTTTGTTCCTCCTTATAAAGAACCAAACAGTGATGATTGTTATTGGAGCCGTGGTAATGGCTGGGTTGTTGCCGCTTTAGCAAAAACGTTAGAGGCTTTGCCAAAAACTGATCCCCACTACAACGAATACTTCCAGGACTTTAAAGATATGTGTGCTGCCTTGCTGCCATTGCAACGTGCCGATGGTTATTGGAATGTAAGTTTAAATGATCCAAACAATTTTGGTGGTAAAGAAGTTTCCGGCACATCATTATTCATCTATGGTTTCGCATGGGGCATTAACAACGGCATCCTCGATAAACAAACATACAAATCATCAATTACAAAAGCCTGGAATGCAATGTGCAAAGAAGCGGTGCATCCTGATGGCAAATTGGGCTATGTTCAAGGGACAGGTAAAGAACCTAAAGACGGTCAACCTGTTTCGTATACAAGCACACCCGATTTTGAAGATTACGGCTTAGGCTGTTTCCTGCTGGCGGGAACAGAAATAAGCAAATTAAAATAA
- a CDS encoding SusC/RagA family TonB-linked outer membrane protein encodes MKLKNQVRSCVLLLLSFLFVTTSFSQNTFKVSGKVTDDAGKAVSGASVLVKGTTIGTTTNTDGGFELNAPSGKSVLVISSVGFADQEIAINDRSSINVSLVSGASNLEDVVVIGYASVKKKDVTGSVAGINQKEIRSRPVDNALMAMQGKVAGVDITSNERPGQIGSINIRGVRSLTASNTPLFVVDGIPLTTGGIDYINPNDIESIDVLKDASATAIFGSRGANGVVIVTTKQGKVGKVQVNLYNSVTFETIRDWAPIMSASEYIDFRRWAVYYSNPAVRPRGDAPTIANDRDIFLATADPTAWKNISRGWASGTWDGSKVANTDWTGLVSQTGITTDNTISVSGGTKNIKAYGSFGYLNNRGTSLGQKFTRYSAKTSVDVQATDWFNMGASMNVTYGIQEFGQSNLIIGSFVGTPATSIYGSARGLFKWAQPYDSAGNRILYPGGDVAIKTVVGEQNFTQDQRSTLRAFGSLHAQLDFGKIHPVLKGLKYRMNFGPDFSSYTNGVYIDGQSAASSGINGASLQESKTYSWTLDNLVYYDKEIKKHSFGLTLLQSATKFHADPVNRITGTGIPFASQKWNALHNGVLPATNLTVAQTSDLIERQLVSYMARLNYGFDDKYLLTVSVRSDGASQLADGNKFDLFPSAAVAWRINRENFMQNAGWLNELKLRVGVGVTGNSAIDAYKTKGRTSPFFYPIGGAVNAASLPVVEFANKDLRWEKTTQYNVGLDFSIFKSRISGVIDVYTSQTKDLLMARLIPSVTGYTTTFQNVGETANKGIDINVNTINVTTKNFQWTSNINASWQKDRIVTLANGKQDDINNNWFIGQPNGVIYGFESNGMWQYADTATMRKFGLNGNTFTPGQVRPIDQNGDNKIDANNDRTIIGHTRPRWIVGMTNNFTYKNFELSIFIYGRLNYWFSTGGEAQTARGNQRQISYWTENNQNSEYQKPFYSVGSGDNYSASLGYKKASFLKIRNISAAYNVPAKLLTNMHMSSLRVYFQAANPGMLFSQIKFMDMDAVSMFSNRGYTFGVNVGF; translated from the coding sequence ATGAAATTAAAAAATCAGGTACGCTCCTGCGTATTACTATTGCTGTCATTTCTATTTGTCACCACTTCTTTTTCACAAAACACATTTAAAGTTTCAGGTAAAGTAACCGATGATGCAGGTAAAGCTGTTTCAGGAGCAAGTGTTTTAGTGAAAGGAACAACAATTGGTACTACAACAAATACCGATGGTGGTTTTGAACTAAATGCGCCTTCCGGAAAATCAGTCTTGGTTATTTCTTCGGTTGGTTTTGCCGATCAGGAAATTGCTATCAACGATCGCAGTTCCATTAATGTATCCTTAGTATCCGGTGCATCCAACCTTGAGGATGTTGTGGTGATCGGTTACGCATCTGTCAAGAAGAAGGATGTAACAGGCTCTGTTGCGGGCATCAACCAGAAAGAAATCAGATCAAGGCCTGTTGACAATGCTCTAATGGCTATGCAGGGTAAAGTTGCCGGTGTTGATATCACCTCCAATGAAAGGCCGGGCCAGATCGGTAGTATTAATATTCGTGGTGTACGTTCACTTACTGCGTCTAACACTCCACTTTTTGTGGTTGATGGAATTCCATTAACGACAGGTGGAATTGATTACATCAATCCAAATGACATCGAGTCAATTGATGTGTTGAAGGATGCATCAGCCACTGCTATTTTTGGATCAAGAGGTGCAAATGGTGTTGTAATTGTTACAACTAAGCAAGGTAAAGTGGGTAAAGTGCAAGTAAATCTTTACAACTCTGTTACTTTCGAAACTATCAGAGACTGGGCACCCATTATGTCTGCGTCTGAGTATATTGATTTTCGTCGTTGGGCAGTTTATTACAGCAACCCGGCAGTTCGTCCAAGAGGTGATGCACCAACAATTGCCAATGACCGGGATATTTTTCTTGCAACAGCAGATCCAACAGCCTGGAAAAATATTAGCAGAGGCTGGGCTTCCGGCACATGGGATGGCTCAAAAGTTGCCAACACAGACTGGACAGGCTTAGTATCGCAAACAGGTATTACTACTGATAACACCATCAGCGTTAGTGGAGGTACAAAAAACATTAAGGCGTATGGTTCATTCGGGTATTTAAATAATAGAGGCACATCTCTCGGTCAAAAATTTACAAGGTATTCAGCAAAAACCAGTGTGGATGTACAAGCTACCGACTGGTTTAATATGGGTGCCAGTATGAATGTTACTTATGGAATCCAGGAGTTTGGCCAGTCCAATCTCATCATTGGTTCATTTGTCGGTACTCCTGCTACCAGTATTTATGGTTCAGCCAGGGGGTTATTCAAATGGGCACAGCCTTACGATTCTGCCGGTAACAGGATCCTTTATCCCGGTGGTGATGTGGCTATAAAAACGGTAGTAGGTGAACAGAATTTTACACAAGATCAAAGATCAACGCTGCGTGCATTCGGAAGTCTTCATGCACAATTGGATTTTGGAAAAATTCATCCGGTTTTAAAAGGGTTGAAATATCGCATGAACTTTGGCCCTGACTTTTCAAGCTATACGAATGGTGTTTATATTGACGGGCAGTCAGCAGCCAGCAGCGGTATTAACGGAGCATCATTACAGGAATCCAAAACATATTCATGGACATTGGATAACCTCGTTTACTACGATAAAGAAATTAAAAAACACAGTTTTGGTCTTACGTTGTTACAAAGTGCTACAAAGTTTCATGCTGATCCTGTAAATCGAATTACAGGTACAGGCATTCCGTTTGCCAGCCAAAAATGGAATGCGCTTCACAACGGTGTACTTCCTGCTACTAATTTAACAGTTGCGCAAACTTCTGATTTGATCGAGCGTCAGTTAGTAAGTTACATGGCCAGATTAAATTATGGATTTGATGATAAATATTTATTGACTGTATCTGTACGTTCAGATGGAGCTTCGCAGCTTGCAGATGGAAATAAATTTGATCTGTTCCCAAGTGCTGCTGTGGCATGGAGAATCAACAGAGAAAACTTTATGCAGAATGCGGGATGGCTGAATGAATTGAAACTTCGTGTTGGTGTAGGTGTTACAGGTAACTCAGCAATTGATGCTTATAAAACAAAAGGAAGAACATCGCCCTTCTTTTATCCTATAGGTGGTGCTGTTAATGCAGCGTCACTTCCTGTTGTAGAGTTTGCAAACAAAGATCTGCGTTGGGAAAAAACAACACAATACAATGTTGGTCTTGATTTCTCTATATTCAAAAGTAGAATTTCAGGTGTAATTGATGTTTATACTTCACAAACAAAAGATCTGTTAATGGCCCGTTTAATACCCAGTGTTACAGGCTATACTACAACATTTCAAAATGTAGGAGAAACTGCAAACAAGGGTATTGATATTAACGTCAATACGATTAATGTAACCACTAAAAACTTTCAGTGGACAAGCAATATCAATGCTTCATGGCAAAAGGACAGAATAGTTACTCTCGCAAATGGTAAACAGGATGATATTAATAACAACTGGTTTATTGGTCAACCGAATGGAGTAATTTATGGTTTTGAATCAAACGGTATGTGGCAATACGCCGATACAGCAACAATGCGCAAGTTTGGTCTCAATGGCAACACGTTTACACCGGGTCAGGTAAGGCCCATTGACCAAAATGGTGATAACAAAATTGATGCAAACAACGACCGTACAATTATTGGTCACACAAGACCCCGTTGGATAGTAGGTATGACAAACAATTTCACTTATAAGAACTTTGAATTGTCAATTTTTATTTACGGCCGCCTAAATTATTGGTTTAGTACAGGTGGTGAAGCTCAAACTGCACGTGGCAACCAGCGTCAGATCAGTTACTGGACAGAGAATAACCAAAACAGTGAATATCAAAAACCTTTTTATTCTGTAGGTTCGGGTGATAACTATTCAGCTTCATTAGGATATAAGAAAGCGTCGTTTTTGAAAATCAGGAACATTTCTGCTGCGTACAACGTTCCCGCAAAGCTCCTGACGAATATGCACATGTCAAGTCTTCGTGTGTATTTCCAGGCGGCTAACCCTGGTATGCTGTTTTCGCAGATTAAGTTCATGGATATGGATGCAGTATCAATGTTCTCTAATCGTGGTTATACTTTTGGAGTTAACGTCGGATTTTAA